In Amaranthus tricolor cultivar Red isolate AtriRed21 chromosome 3, ASM2621246v1, whole genome shotgun sequence, a single window of DNA contains:
- the LOC130807246 gene encoding uncharacterized protein LOC130807246, translating into MDPNLYKAALTGNPHLFIQNPTKPLNQYDLLALTTDTHDNILHIAAENDHLSFISQVMETSLLQPHQKILLICQQNAINGRNPLHIAAGRGHLQIAKLLIESYNSLSKLIIRDEIKNNNVETRLEIRVSFRQMEDNDECPYPPWIARSAQYGETPLHTAIVCKHEEVAALILEQDLEKLCSIDDFDGKSPLYDAVHNGVESIALRILESDCCYSLGHVYNNKTLLHGVSAITEQVAMKLLQKHPELFKKSDSRGEMFLHEWAHRGELASLQCLLKDKVFSNWSADYNYLLCLRNIFGNNPLHCAIFSNKVEVLKLLIDTYRQLFDPNGGQLHEFPWLHQNYREETPLHLAIERGGEDIVLYLLSLDSRLAGIPNFQGKSPLFLAVECGRANIVEEILHHGTGPFLLGGPKGKNPLHIASKCPGMAGYLVEMLGPGVMDMKDEDGKAPLDAAAEAGDIELMNMVMCHSSITSAPYAWIRACKAGHLDAFLAFMNRAGDFRQLCSEQRDTPLHHFKFKSREEYQKVFEIPLMGQLKNATDSEGATPLHRAIERKDIVFVELLLGTHGIDWTIKDNTGETPMDLLAKLCDELPDWDAMCKRINMNPRIKTTYIPLKTNLAEVRTTLSVVAALLATITFAAGFTIPGGYNDDGYVILAKKAAFIVFLLSDTYAMCCSMLVLFCLIWAMVCDPDKALVLVDGSVFLLQQSLYGTLVAFMSGVYTVVSRDCLWTAIVVCVMCFFVAVAANKSVLYRLLNKFVPSAR; encoded by the exons ATGGATCCAAACTTGTATAAAGCAGCATTAACAGGAAACCCACACTTGTTCATCCAAAACCCTACTAAACCCTTAAACCAATATGATCTTCTTGCTCTAACAACAGATACCCATGATAATATCCTCCATATTGCTGCAGAAAATGACCATCTTTCTTTCATTTCTCAAGTTATGGAGACTTCTCTTCTTCAACCCCATCAAAAAATCTTACTCATTTGCCAACAAAATGCCATAAATGGCAGAAACCCACTTCACATAGCCGCAGGACGAGGCCATCTTCAAATAGCTAAACTTCTAATCGAATCTTACAACTCACTTTCAAAACTTATAATCAGGGATGAAATTAAGAACAATAATGTTGAAACTAGATTGGAAATTAGGGTTTCTTTTAGGCAAATGGAGGATAATGATGAGTGCCCTTATCCGCCATGGATAGCAAGATCAGCACAATACGGAGAAACCCCTTTGCATACGGCGATAGTGTGTAAACATGAAGAAGTAGCAGCGTTAATTCTAGAACAAGATCTGGAAAAATTGTGTAGTATAGATGATTTTGACGGCAAGAGTCCACTTTATGATGCTGTTCATAATGGGGTTGAATCAATTGCGCTACGAATATTGGAATCAGATTGTTGTTATAGTCTTGGTCATGTGTATAACAATAAAACGCTTCTTCATGGTGTTTCTGCTATCACAG AACAAGTAGCCATGAAACTTCTTCAAAAGCATCCAgaactatttaaaaaaagtgATTCAAGAGGAGAGATGTTCCTTCACGAGTGGGCGCATAGAGGTGAACTGGCATCACTGCAGTGTCTTTTGAAGGATAAAGTTTTCTCAAATTGGAGTGCAGATTACAACTATTTACTCTGCCTTAGAAACATCTTCGGTAACAATCCTTTGCATTGTGCTATCTTCTCTAACAAAGTAGAAGTCCTAAAACTCCTAATTGATACTTACCGTCAATTGTTTGATCCGAATGGAGGACAACTACATGAGTTTCCATGGTTACATCAGAATTATAGGGAGGAAACACCCCTACATTTGGCCATAGAGCGCGGTGGAGAAGATATTGTACTTTATTTGTTGTCTTTAGATTCAAGATTGGCAGGTATTCCTAATTTTCAGGGCAAAAGTCCACTCTTCCTTGCAGTGGAATGTGGAAGGGCTAATATTGTTGAAGAAATTCTTCATCATGGGACAGGTCCCTTTCTACTTGGCGGTCCAAAAGGGAAAAATCCTTTGCATATTGCCTCCAAATGCCCTG GTATGGCGGGGTATCTTGTTGAAATGCTAGGTCCAGGTGTGATGGACATGAAAGATGAAGATGGGAAAGCACCTCTTGATGCTGCAGCAGAAGCTGGCGACATAGAACTAATGAACATGGTTATGTGCCATTCTAGCATAACTAGTGCTCCTTATGCCTGGATCAGAGCCTGCAAAGCTGGACATCTGGATGCTTTTCTCGCGTTCATGAACCGTGCTGGTGACTTTAGACAGCTTTGTTCTGAGCAAAGAGATACACCGCTTCACCACTTCAAGTTCAAAAGCAGAGAGGAATATCAAAAAGTATTTGAAATTCCATTGATGGGGCAGCTGAAGAATGCGACTGATTCAGAAGGTGCAACACCATTGCATAGAGCTATAGAACGAAAGGATATTGTGTTTGTTGAGCTGCTTCTAGGTACTCATGGTATTGATTGGACCATCAAGGATAATACGGGTGAGACACCTATGGACTTGCTAGCTAAACTATGTGATGAACTCCCCGATTGG GATGCAATGTGCAAGCGTATTAACATGAATCCAAGAATAAAAACGACCTACATTCCATTGAAAACAAACTTGGCAGAGGTACGCACCACACTATCAGTAGTTGCAGCTCTTCTAGCCACAATAACCTTTGCAGCAGGATTCACAATCCCAGGAGGGTATAATGATGATGGATATGTGATTTTAGCGAAAAAAGCAGCCTTTATAGTGTTCTTGTTATCAGATACCTATGCAATGTGTTGCTCCATGTTAGTCTTGTTCTGTCTCATTTGGGCCATGGTCTGTGATCCAGATAAAGCGCTCGTACTAGTTGATGGCAGTGTCTTTTTACTGCAGCAATCGCTTTATGGAACACTGGTGGCATTTATGTCTGGAGTCTACACCGTAGTGTCTCGTGATTGTTTGTGGACTGCCATTGTTGTTTGTGTAATGTGCTTTTTTGTTGCAGTTGCAGCCAACAAGAGTGTCCTTTATAGATTGCTTAATAAGTTCGTGCCTTCTGCAAGATGA
- the LOC130807244 gene encoding protein CHLORORESPIRATORY REDUCTION 41, chloroplastic, translating to MASSTLQFLSQTTTLHLNLSHPNKTIHTFSYPSPFPLTHLKHNLTSIIPKCTTNSSSLSTPEPADNFPTPSREFEATNPAEQFPIEKRRRSEIIRDRKIQTRIVKPDPPNFEIGWKRTNPINLEKPTGYVIMDFLDKLDGLMGREFGSTELLAKTGEIVAERVREEAEILRDEGKVEDRMVNELFRVLKLMEMDLAMVKAAVKEETLNQRIEQAKARCRQAILVAKSF from the coding sequence ATGGCTTCTTCCACTCTTCAATTTCTCTCTCAAACAACCACTCTTCACTTGAATCTCTCGCACCCAAATAAAACCATCCACACATTTTCTTACCCATCACCATTTCCTCTAACACACCTAAAACACAACCTTACTTCAATCATACCCAAATGCACAACAAATTCCTCATCTCTATCAACACCCGAACCGGCAGATAACTTCCCTACACCAAGCCGAGAATTTGAAGCTACAAACCCGGCTGAACAATTTCCCATCGAGAAAAGAAGAAGATCCGAAATCATCCGTGACAGGAAGATCCAGACTCGAATTGTAAAACCGGATCCTCCAAATTTTGAGATTGGGTGGAAGAGGACTAATCCCATTAACTTAGAGAAGCCTACAGGGTATGTGATCATGGATTTCTTAGATAAGCTAGATGGGTTAATGGGTAGAGAATTTGGGTCAACAGAATTACTTGCAAAAACAGGGGAAATAGTGGCTGAAAGAGTAAGAGAAGAAGCAGAAATATTGAGAGATGAAGGTAAAGTTGAAGATAGAATGGTAAATGAACTTTTTAGAGTGTTGAAGTTAATGGAAATGGATTTGGCAATGGTTAAAGCTGCTGTTAAGGAAGAAACTCTTAATCAAAGGATTGAACAAGCTAAGGCTAGGTGTAGACAAGCTATTTTGGTTGCCAAGTCCTTCTGA
- the LOC130807245 gene encoding probable beta-1,3-galactosyltransferase 14 codes for MISSKFQKIFHQRSTYPIPLFGKQNIVQILFIVLGIAGLIFGLAAFSGSFLNNNNKIIESTKVAVVCDQVNNSVATDVVISDDSLKVKEEIKKRYKVKGFVGIFTGFGSVGRRRALRQTWLPSTRDGLQRLEEGTDLRIRFIIGRTDDEEKMSELKNEIAEYDDFVELDLVEEYRKLPYKTLAFLKAVYTLYDSEYYVKADDDIYLRPDRLSLLLDKERSNPRTYMGCMKHGIVFKTPKVKWYEPLAHLFGPQYFLHAYGPIYVLSAKVVQTLASISDDDFRMFGNEDVMIGAWMVAMNVNHEDVADLCSNNCTSTSIAVWDKPKCSGLCDPETSLLELHNKEECTDNNTTNE; via the exons ATGATTtcatcaaaatttcaaaaaatcttCCATCAACGTTCTACCTACCCAATACCCTTATTCGGAAAACAAAATATAGTACAAATACTATTCATTGTACTTGGAATTGCCGGGCTAATCTTCGGGCTAGCTGCTTTTTCGGGTTCTTttttaaacaataacaataaaatcatTGAATCGACAAAGGTAGCAGTGGTATGTGATCAAGTAAATAATAGTGTTGCAACTGATGTTGTTATTTCGGATGATTCTTTGAAAGTAAAGGAGGAAATAAAGAAGAGGTATAAAGTAAAGGGATTTGTTGGTATATTTACGGGTTTTGGATCCGTTGGTCGACGTCGTGCTTTGCGCCAAACATGGTTGCCTTCTACTCGTGATGGGCTTCAACG ACTGGAAGAAGGTACTGATCTGAGAATCAGGTTCATCATAGGCAGAACAGATGATGAAGAGAAAATGTCAGAGCTTAAAAACGAAATTGCTGAatatgatgattttgttgagtTGGATTTAGTTGAAGAATACAGAAAACTCCCTTACAAAACGTTAGCTTTCTTGAAAGCTGTTTATACACTCTATGATTCTGAATACTATGTCAAAGCAGATGATGATATTTATCTCAGACCAG ATCGTCTTTCGCTCCTCCTAGATAAAGAACGGTCGAATCCTAGAACTTATATGGGGTGCATGAAACATGGAATAGTCTTCAAAACTCCCAAAGTTAAATG GTATGAACCTTTGGCTCATCTGTTTGGCCCACAGTACTTCCTCCATGCCTATGGTCCAATTTATGTCCTATCTGCCAAAGTTGTCCAAACATTGGCTTCCATAAGTGATGATGA TTTTAGAATGTTTGGAAACGAAGATGTGATGATTGGAGCATGGATGGTGGCTATGAACGTAAATCATGAGGATGTTGCTGATTTATGTTCAAACAATTGTACATCAACTTCTATTGCTGTTTGGGATAAACCTAAATGTTCTGGTCTTTGTGATCCTGAAACAAGTTTATTGGAACTACATAACAAGGAAGAGTGCACAGACAACAATACCACCAACGAATAA